Proteins encoded in a region of the Thermocaproicibacter melissae genome:
- a CDS encoding sodium-translocating pyrophosphatase, whose protein sequence is MPGLQNATVFETVAIWVVLAIAIIGLLYALLLRSQILKADKGTDKMQEVWNAIREGANAYLNRQLKTIVPFIVVLTIVLFFSVYVIPPSAEAAERFQGYDTGTIQIIVGIGRAVAFVMGACFSLAVGQFGMRMAVQGNVRVAAASKHSFNEALKLAYRSGTITGMLTDGLGLLGGTVIFIIFGIASPDVLLGFGFGGTLLALFMRVGGGIYTKAADVGADLVGKVEEGIPEDDPRNAAVIADLVGDNVGDCAGMAADIFESYEVTIVSGLILGCALVGITHDIKWIVFPLLVRGIGVFSSIIGTYSVRGRKKAEDSNAMASINKGFYTSAVICLVSFLLLAIFYMHEWRAFLSVAVGIVLAILLDEVTKYFTDTRYKPVKSIAGAAKSGGAATLILRGLSTGFEVSVWQTLIIAVTILISVLIYWGQDVTFILYGVAMTGIGMLTLTGNNVAMDSFGPISDNANGIGEMAGLDEDQRKIMGDLDSVGNTTKAITKGVAIGSAVIAAVSLFGSFLTDVSNVQVQMGVDSAKTILQSGIRISQPTVFIGALIGASIPWLFSSLIINAVARAASQIVEEVRRQFHIPGLMEGKVKPDYSHAVGICTVSAQKELITLTTISVLTPLVVGLFLGVEALGGALAGVILSGQLLAVFMATSGGAWDNAKKTIEDGAYGGKGSEAHKAAVVGDTVGDPLKDTSGPALNPMIKVINMVSLLAAPILIRYEGSTTLNVILGIIFLAGVAFSILYSKNGGFKKKAESNDVA, encoded by the coding sequence ATGCCGGGGCTACAAAATGCCACCGTGTTTGAAACGGTGGCGATCTGGGTCGTACTTGCAATCGCAATTATCGGTTTGCTGTATGCACTTCTGCTGCGGTCGCAGATTTTGAAGGCAGATAAAGGCACCGATAAGATGCAAGAGGTATGGAATGCTATTCGGGAAGGTGCAAATGCCTACCTGAACCGCCAGCTCAAAACAATTGTTCCTTTCATTGTTGTCCTGACCATAGTATTATTTTTCTCTGTCTATGTTATACCCCCATCGGCTGAAGCAGCTGAGAGGTTCCAAGGTTATGACACCGGAACGATTCAGATTATTGTCGGAATTGGCCGTGCTGTAGCGTTTGTTATGGGTGCATGCTTCTCACTTGCCGTTGGGCAGTTCGGTATGCGAATGGCTGTGCAGGGAAATGTCAGAGTTGCTGCTGCTTCCAAACACAGCTTCAATGAAGCTCTGAAACTTGCCTACCGTTCCGGAACCATCACAGGTATGCTGACAGACGGTCTTGGCCTTTTGGGCGGCACAGTGATCTTCATTATCTTCGGGATTGCTTCTCCTGACGTATTGCTCGGCTTTGGCTTCGGTGGAACGCTGTTGGCTTTGTTTATGAGAGTCGGCGGCGGTATTTATACAAAGGCTGCCGATGTCGGTGCAGACCTCGTCGGTAAAGTTGAAGAGGGAATTCCGGAAGATGACCCGAGAAACGCAGCTGTTATTGCTGACCTTGTCGGCGATAACGTGGGCGACTGTGCCGGTATGGCTGCCGACATCTTTGAATCATACGAAGTAACGATTGTTTCCGGTTTGATTCTTGGATGTGCGCTTGTCGGTATTACACACGATATTAAATGGATTGTATTCCCGTTGCTGGTTCGCGGCATCGGTGTATTCTCGTCAATCATCGGTACATATTCGGTCAGAGGAAGGAAAAAGGCAGAAGACTCCAACGCGATGGCCTCGATTAATAAGGGGTTCTATACTTCCGCTGTGATTTGCCTTGTTTCGTTCCTCCTGCTTGCGATTTTCTACATGCACGAGTGGCGTGCATTCCTGTCTGTGGCAGTCGGTATCGTTTTGGCCATTCTCTTGGATGAAGTCACAAAATACTTTACCGATACCCGCTACAAACCGGTTAAGAGCATTGCCGGCGCAGCAAAGTCCGGCGGCGCGGCAACATTGATTCTACGTGGACTTTCCACTGGCTTTGAAGTCTCCGTTTGGCAGACACTTATTATTGCAGTAACCATTCTTATTTCGGTCCTGATTTACTGGGGACAGGACGTTACCTTTATCCTTTACGGTGTTGCCATGACCGGTATCGGTATGCTGACACTGACGGGCAACAACGTTGCTATGGACTCGTTCGGACCGATCTCGGATAACGCGAACGGCATTGGCGAAATGGCCGGCCTTGATGAAGATCAGCGTAAGATTATGGGCGACCTTGACTCCGTCGGCAACACGACAAAAGCAATTACGAAAGGTGTCGCCATCGGTTCCGCAGTCATTGCCGCAGTTTCGCTGTTCGGTTCGTTCCTTACGGACGTTTCAAATGTTCAGGTCCAGATGGGTGTAGACAGCGCTAAGACCATTCTGCAAAGTGGTATCCGCATTTCTCAGCCCACAGTTTTCATTGGCGCGTTGATTGGTGCCTCGATTCCGTGGCTGTTCTCTTCTTTGATTATCAATGCTGTGGCCCGTGCCGCATCGCAGATTGTTGAAGAAGTTCGCCGTCAGTTCCATATTCCCGGACTGATGGAAGGCAAGGTAAAGCCGGATTATTCACATGCGGTCGGCATTTGCACCGTTTCCGCGCAGAAAGAGCTCATTACGCTCACAACCATTTCCGTTCTGACTCCGCTGGTTGTTGGATTGTTCCTCGGCGTGGAAGCTTTGGGCGGTGCTCTTGCAGGCGTCATCCTTTCCGGCCAGCTTTTGGCTGTGTTCATGGCAACTTCAGGCGGTGCATGGGATAACGCAAAGAAGACCATTGAAGATGGCGCTTACGGCGGAAAAGGCTCCGAAGCGCATAAGGCTGCCGTTGTCGGTGATACCGTCGGAGACCCGCTGAAGGATACTTCCGGACCGGCACTGAACCCGATGATTAAGGTTATCAACATGGTTTCGCTTCTTGCGGCTCCGATTTTGATTCGTTATGAGGGTTCAACCACTCTGAATGTCATTCTCGGCATCATCTTCTTGGCCGGTGTTGCTTTCTCGATCCTCTATTCTAAGAATGGCGGATTCAAGAAGAAAGCCGAATCGAATGATGTTGCCTGA
- a CDS encoding lysylphosphatidylglycerol synthase transmembrane domain-containing protein produces the protein MPTSQRKKISAKTFFNIFSIVLTVGCLSYFAFSENGLTTLAEHVHQFKIEWLIFAVLCMLSDLFLDTCLIYLFTKGISNSYTFRRAFKVCMVGHLYSAITPFQSGGQPMQIYVMTKQKIDAGNAASTLVQKFFVYQTSITAYSMFALIFQYGKEINLLSPIMVALTIFGFIVQGTAAGFLLVVSFNQKITNKLLVWATKFLSKIHLVKNYEKTLESWQVQLDSFHESNQYLYRNKSLLIKTYILTFFQLTSLFAVFYCIYRSFGFNKASPVSMIFSQAFVTMVSSLIPLPGAAGASELSSYVFMNPFFTPETVKPAVLLWRIITYPAVILISAPFSKIKSEM, from the coding sequence ATGCCCACTAGCCAAAGGAAAAAAATCAGCGCAAAGACCTTCTTTAACATCTTCTCGATCGTTCTCACGGTTGGCTGCCTGAGCTACTTTGCGTTTTCTGAGAATGGTCTAACGACATTGGCGGAACACGTCCATCAGTTTAAAATTGAATGGCTGATTTTCGCTGTTCTCTGCATGCTGTCTGACTTATTTCTGGATACTTGTCTGATTTACCTGTTCACAAAGGGTATCAGTAACAGTTATACGTTCCGCCGCGCTTTTAAGGTTTGCATGGTTGGGCATCTTTACAGTGCGATTACTCCGTTTCAATCCGGCGGACAGCCTATGCAAATTTATGTGATGACAAAACAGAAGATAGACGCAGGAAATGCAGCTTCCACACTTGTTCAGAAGTTTTTTGTTTATCAGACCAGCATTACCGCTTACAGTATGTTTGCCCTGATTTTTCAGTACGGAAAGGAAATAAACCTGCTGAGTCCCATTATGGTTGCCCTTACGATTTTCGGATTTATTGTTCAAGGCACTGCGGCCGGTTTTCTTCTTGTTGTTTCCTTTAATCAAAAAATCACGAACAAGCTCCTTGTTTGGGCCACCAAGTTTCTTTCCAAAATCCACCTTGTAAAGAATTACGAAAAGACTTTAGAATCTTGGCAAGTTCAGCTTGACTCCTTCCATGAGAGCAACCAATACCTTTACCGGAACAAATCTCTGCTGATTAAAACTTACATTTTGACCTTCTTTCAGCTTACTTCTCTTTTTGCGGTTTTCTACTGCATTTACCGTTCTTTCGGGTTTAACAAAGCATCGCCAGTCAGCATGATTTTCTCACAGGCCTTTGTAACCATGGTATCTTCGCTGATTCCTCTTCCCGGAGCGGCTGGTGCTTCCGAGTTAAGTTCTTATGTATTTATGAACCCATTCTTCACACCGGAAACCGTAAAACCCGCTGTTCTATTGTGGCGCATCATTACGTACCCGGCAGTAATCCTTATTAGTGCACCGTTTTCTAAAATTAAATCCGAAATGTAA
- the addA gene encoding helicase-exonuclease AddAB subunit AddA — protein sequence MSRNWTPDQQDAIQARGGTLLVSAAAGSGKTAVLVQRAIERITDKVHPTDADRLLVVTFTKAAAAEMRGRIDEELSRLLEKDPYNPYLQRQQLLLSHAHISTVDSFCLDLVRRNFYKLNLPPDIRILDDSEISILRAEASAETLEEFYESGDAEFFDFVESFSSGRDDAQVAEIVERLYDFVRSHPFPKRWLAQKAALYENNAAAAETVWGKTLLAFAADAAEYCEALIRDALSLAAEDEDILKAYGDALRSDLAQLKVLREAISAGNWDDVRRISGNFDWQSLKRCNSCADETLKKRVRDLRDNVKSTMKKIAEKFSASDEQCREDIARLCPIVKKLFEVTERFSEIFDKKKKEHRAADYSDIEHWALNLLVRETEDGYERTAEAEELSSQFDEIMIDEYQDTNETQDMIFTAVSRNGSNLFMVGDVKQSIYRFRQAMPQIFLRKREEFPLYNRIKDNYPACIVLDRNFRSRAGVTDAVNFVFSQLMSRQAGEMEYTDEEKLVPQAEYPPTEEPAAELDVIDLSASEDDKTAIQAESRRIAELIYGMMDGTPRITDHGKLRPACYRDFCVLLRSANRPAHEYVKELTALGIPAWADTSGGFFDTYEAGIALSLLQTVDNPIQDIPLLAVMMSPLYGFTADDMAKIRQNDRFSRLYPAVVAAAESGNKKASDFLSQIETFRTLAASMPSDRLIREIFERTGLFEMVQAMPNGDLRLANLRLLLQYAKNYEASGYNGLSGFLRFLSRLRRSNGDLSAATSLTESANVVRVMSIHHSKGLEFPVCIVAGCAHKFNRERSSVLLHPELGLGAYLKDEIGVRYNTMPREAVSLELLRDDMSEELRVLYVAMTRAREKLILLATLKDAEKTLRNLSMKIIPGRRIQPYVVRSAASIADWLLLCALRHPDGRELRSIAGVSEEITVPAQEKWEIKYIMPEKSFEETQDIEEIPEAKPNPELVKKIEENLSYRYPYAALSSVSAKEAVSQIAGEQFEARFAASSRPAFLSEKGLTPAERGTALHAFMQFADYEAAAQDPQKELERLVAEKFITQEQADAVDLSCVKTFLNSSLMKRIAASPHFEREVRFTEEIPAGAINPELPPALENELVVVQGAADLLFEEDGELVLVDFKTDHTEDADALWERYRMQLKLYSEAFERSFGKRIKQCLLYSFHLGRQVTGKL from the coding sequence ATGAGCAGAAACTGGACACCGGATCAGCAGGATGCCATTCAAGCGCGCGGCGGAACGCTTCTCGTTTCCGCAGCGGCAGGTTCCGGAAAGACTGCCGTCCTTGTGCAGCGCGCCATTGAGCGCATTACGGACAAGGTCCATCCGACAGATGCCGACAGGCTCCTTGTAGTAACCTTCACAAAAGCGGCGGCGGCCGAGATGCGGGGGAGAATTGATGAGGAGCTTTCCCGCCTTCTGGAAAAGGATCCCTATAACCCATATCTACAGCGGCAGCAGCTGTTGCTTTCGCATGCACACATCAGCACAGTTGATAGCTTTTGCTTGGACCTCGTGCGCCGGAATTTCTACAAGCTCAATCTCCCACCGGATATCCGAATCCTCGACGACAGCGAAATCTCCATTCTTCGCGCCGAGGCGTCAGCGGAAACGCTGGAAGAATTCTATGAGAGCGGCGATGCGGAATTCTTCGATTTTGTGGAATCTTTTTCTTCCGGACGTGACGACGCTCAAGTTGCAGAAATAGTGGAGCGGCTTTACGATTTCGTGCGCTCGCATCCGTTCCCAAAGCGCTGGCTGGCCCAGAAAGCTGCACTCTATGAGAACAACGCCGCTGCAGCAGAAACAGTATGGGGCAAAACCCTCCTCGCTTTTGCTGCGGATGCGGCGGAATACTGCGAGGCGCTTATTCGCGATGCGCTGTCTCTGGCGGCAGAGGATGAGGACATCTTAAAAGCCTACGGCGATGCCCTCCGCTCCGATCTTGCCCAGCTTAAAGTGCTGAGAGAAGCGATTTCCGCCGGTAATTGGGATGACGTAAGACGTATTTCCGGAAATTTTGACTGGCAAAGTTTGAAACGTTGTAACAGCTGTGCAGATGAAACTTTAAAAAAACGTGTTCGCGATTTACGAGATAATGTAAAAAGCACAATGAAAAAAATTGCGGAAAAGTTTTCCGCTTCCGACGAGCAGTGCCGGGAAGACATCGCTCGGCTGTGCCCTATCGTCAAGAAATTGTTTGAAGTGACGGAGAGGTTTTCCGAGATTTTCGACAAGAAGAAAAAAGAACATAGGGCAGCCGATTACAGCGACATCGAACACTGGGCTTTGAATCTTCTCGTGCGGGAAACGGAAGATGGGTATGAGCGAACAGCGGAAGCCGAAGAACTGTCTTCTCAGTTCGACGAGATTATGATTGACGAATATCAGGACACCAATGAAACACAGGATATGATCTTCACCGCTGTTTCCCGAAACGGGAGCAACCTGTTCATGGTTGGCGATGTGAAGCAGAGCATCTACCGGTTCCGTCAGGCCATGCCGCAGATTTTTCTCCGCAAGCGCGAGGAGTTTCCGCTTTACAATAGAATAAAAGACAATTATCCGGCATGTATTGTGCTTGACCGGAATTTCCGCAGCCGTGCCGGAGTAACGGACGCGGTAAACTTTGTCTTTTCGCAACTGATGAGTCGTCAGGCTGGGGAGATGGAATACACAGACGAAGAAAAGCTCGTTCCGCAGGCAGAGTATCCGCCCACAGAGGAACCGGCTGCCGAGCTAGATGTGATTGATCTTTCCGCGTCGGAGGACGATAAGACTGCAATTCAGGCGGAGAGCCGCCGCATTGCGGAGTTGATTTACGGCATGATGGATGGCACTCCGAGAATTACGGACCACGGAAAACTGCGCCCTGCCTGCTACCGTGATTTCTGTGTCCTTCTGCGAAGTGCGAACCGCCCAGCGCATGAATATGTGAAGGAACTGACTGCGCTTGGAATTCCGGCGTGGGCAGATACTTCCGGTGGCTTCTTTGACACCTATGAAGCGGGAATCGCGCTTTCGCTCCTCCAGACGGTCGATAATCCGATTCAGGATATTCCGTTGCTCGCGGTCATGATGAGTCCGCTCTATGGCTTTACCGCCGATGATATGGCGAAAATCAGGCAGAATGACCGTTTCAGCAGGCTTTATCCGGCGGTTGTAGCCGCGGCAGAAAGCGGAAACAAAAAGGCGTCTGATTTTCTCAGTCAAATCGAAACATTCCGCACGCTGGCGGCTTCCATGCCGTCGGATAGGCTGATTCGTGAAATTTTTGAAAGAACCGGCCTCTTTGAAATGGTTCAAGCCATGCCGAACGGAGATTTGCGCCTTGCGAATCTGCGGCTGCTTCTGCAGTATGCCAAAAACTATGAAGCATCGGGCTACAACGGCCTTTCAGGGTTTCTGCGTTTTCTATCCCGCTTGCGCAGAAGCAACGGCGACCTTTCGGCAGCCACATCGCTGACGGAATCCGCGAATGTTGTGCGGGTTATGAGCATCCATCACTCCAAAGGCTTGGAATTTCCAGTTTGCATTGTGGCAGGGTGTGCACATAAATTTAACCGCGAAAGATCGTCCGTCCTGCTTCATCCGGAGCTTGGCCTGGGCGCATACTTAAAAGACGAAATCGGCGTGCGTTATAACACCATGCCGCGCGAGGCGGTCAGCCTTGAGCTTTTGCGGGACGATATGAGTGAGGAGCTGCGCGTGCTATATGTTGCCATGACCCGTGCCCGGGAGAAACTCATTCTCCTCGCAACGCTCAAGGATGCTGAAAAAACGCTCCGCAATCTGTCCATGAAAATCATTCCGGGAAGGCGCATCCAGCCTTATGTAGTCCGCTCGGCTGCCAGCATAGCCGATTGGCTCCTGTTGTGCGCACTTCGGCATCCTGACGGAAGGGAGCTTCGTTCCATTGCAGGCGTTTCCGAGGAAATCACGGTGCCGGCCCAAGAAAAGTGGGAAATTAAATACATAATGCCGGAGAAATCTTTCGAGGAAACGCAAGACATAGAGGAGATACCGGAGGCAAAGCCAAATCCGGAACTTGTAAAAAAGATTGAAGAAAATCTTTCTTATCGTTATCCGTATGCGGCTTTGAGTAGCGTGTCCGCAAAGGAAGCCGTTTCACAGATTGCCGGAGAACAGTTTGAGGCGCGTTTCGCCGCCTCGTCGCGTCCGGCTTTTCTCAGCGAAAAGGGACTTACTCCGGCGGAACGGGGAACGGCACTTCACGCTTTCATGCAGTTTGCGGATTATGAAGCCGCCGCTCAGGACCCGCAAAAGGAACTGGAACGTCTGGTAGCGGAAAAATTCATTACACAGGAACAAGCAGACGCAGTCGACCTTAGTTGCGTCAAAACTTTCCTAAACAGCAGCCTAATGAAACGCATTGCCGCGTCTCCGCATTTCGAGCGAGAAGTGCGTTTTACCGAGGAAATCCCCGCCGGAGCAATCAACCCGGAGCTTCCGCCTGCTTTAGAAAATGAATTGGTGGTCGTTCAGGGCGCCGCCGATTTGCTTTTTGAGGAAGACGGCGAATTGGTGCTCGTTGACTTCAAAACAGACCATACCGAGGACGCGGATGCTCTTTGGGAACGCTACCGCATGCAGCTGAAGCTTTATTCCGAGGCTTTTGAGAGAAGTTTCGGAAAACGGATTAAGCAATGTTTGCTTTATTCATTCCATCTCGGGCGCCAAGTGACAGGAAAGTTATAA
- a CDS encoding PD-(D/E)XK nuclease family protein: MLQLILGRSGSGKTYTVRSTLKTLAENGAERLMLIVPEQASFENERAMLHLLGDRGARKVTVTSFTRMVDAVQRKYGGFAGRRLDDGGRSIFMSLALEQVRDQLKVFRKNSESTELVGLLLQISAEMKMCGILPEKLEKASHGIVQSTLRQKTEEIALILSAYDALVAQSFIDPLDDLTRLKDILSKHDFFTGYTVMVDAFQSFTVQEYEILEIILRQADMVSVTLCTDSLDGPEGDLFAIGRNTAKALLRLAAENGVQVKKPVFLQGGARFANPALAELEKRVYRPGFAPWNEACSGVMIYQAKDRYDEANFVSASISHLVREEGYRYRDFAIIIRSTEPYDGILDAALEHWEIPYFMDRPERVDAEPLMRLLLSAFRIVIYGFRSDDMFLYLKTGLAGLTTAQISELENYTFVWNISGKKWCEEWTENPEGFSGPMDEKQAQRLKEINESRRIVVEPLQRFAKRVGNAEGIQIAAAAYQLLCDVHAAEHLRKYAEKLEQDGDPVLAERELRTWDLLMSILDQTALVIGKTKLSCERYAELLNLIICSSRMASIPQRLDEVLVGDANRIRAEGPKVVFVVGAVQGEFPMAPGGDCVFSDRERRELIRLGLPLNDTMVGVVLQERFLAYSALTAASEKLYITYPESDGAGKALLPSTIPEETKKALPQIPVVDAEDFLPLWFACAEKPALELAAQKWNSNDELSASLKEVFARRESGSRLAAAGRAAGKQPVSFQDKTLARSFFGKDIRLSATQIETFEKCRFQYFCRYGLNVQEQRPAELNALEYGSLMHYLLQRLFQELGSEKILTLSEKELHAEILGFLDDYVKNNFGDMQAKTPRFVYLVSRIADSAQIVALHIAKELSQSGFVPTDFELEIGSSVGELVISLPDGSSVRIDGKIDRVDIMEKDGVKYLRILDYKTGEKEFRLSDLLYGQNMQMLIYLAALCENGKKRYGEFQPAGVLYMPANRPSLSVARGTAADKLESKYDEKLRMDGLVLDIPEVISGMDSSEKGKYIPVKLKDGVPDKLDHVASPQELQAILEYLKQTIAEMSVELQKGNVAALPLNGSKLDACKQCPYRPVCGHEKDDEVRLMQDFSRDEAMKEIQGGGNK, from the coding sequence ATGCTGCAGCTGATCTTGGGCCGCTCCGGGAGCGGCAAGACCTATACGGTTCGTTCCACGCTGAAAACACTTGCGGAGAACGGCGCCGAGCGCTTGATGCTCATTGTCCCTGAGCAGGCATCTTTTGAAAACGAACGTGCCATGCTTCACCTTTTAGGAGACCGCGGCGCGAGAAAAGTAACCGTCACGAGCTTTACACGGATGGTAGACGCTGTGCAGCGAAAATACGGCGGTTTTGCCGGAAGACGCCTCGATGACGGGGGACGAAGCATCTTTATGAGCCTTGCCCTCGAGCAGGTGCGCGACCAACTGAAGGTTTTCCGAAAGAATTCGGAAAGTACGGAACTTGTCGGCCTGCTTCTGCAGATTTCGGCTGAAATGAAAATGTGCGGCATTCTGCCCGAAAAACTGGAAAAAGCATCCCACGGCATTGTGCAGAGCACGCTTCGCCAAAAGACGGAGGAAATCGCGCTGATTCTCTCCGCTTATGATGCACTTGTCGCTCAAAGCTTTATAGACCCCCTAGATGATTTGACGAGGCTGAAGGACATTCTTTCCAAACACGATTTCTTCACAGGATACACAGTCATGGTAGATGCTTTTCAGAGCTTTACCGTTCAGGAATATGAAATACTTGAAATCATACTCCGCCAGGCAGACATGGTTTCCGTTACGCTGTGCACAGACAGCCTGGATGGTCCGGAAGGGGACTTGTTCGCCATCGGGCGAAATACAGCAAAAGCGCTTTTGCGCTTGGCTGCTGAAAACGGCGTACAAGTGAAAAAACCCGTGTTTCTGCAGGGCGGAGCACGCTTTGCCAACCCCGCACTTGCTGAGCTGGAAAAACGGGTTTACCGCCCCGGCTTTGCACCTTGGAATGAGGCTTGCAGCGGGGTGATGATTTATCAGGCAAAGGACCGTTATGACGAAGCAAATTTTGTGAGTGCTTCCATCAGCCACCTTGTGCGTGAGGAAGGCTATCGGTACCGTGACTTTGCAATCATTATCCGCTCCACGGAACCGTATGACGGCATCCTTGACGCGGCGCTGGAGCATTGGGAAATCCCGTATTTTATGGATCGCCCGGAACGAGTGGATGCGGAGCCGCTGATGCGGCTGCTTCTCAGCGCGTTTCGCATTGTAATCTACGGTTTCCGGTCGGACGATATGTTCCTTTACTTAAAAACGGGACTTGCCGGCCTGACGACAGCTCAAATTTCAGAACTTGAGAATTATACATTCGTCTGGAACATTTCCGGCAAAAAGTGGTGTGAGGAATGGACGGAGAATCCCGAAGGATTTTCCGGCCCGATGGATGAAAAGCAGGCGCAGCGGCTGAAAGAAATCAACGAAAGCCGCCGCATAGTAGTAGAACCGCTTCAGCGGTTCGCAAAGCGAGTGGGAAATGCGGAAGGAATCCAAATCGCAGCAGCTGCTTATCAGCTTCTCTGTGATGTTCATGCGGCGGAACATCTGCGAAAATATGCGGAAAAGCTCGAACAAGACGGAGACCCTGTGCTGGCCGAGCGAGAGCTCCGCACATGGGACCTTCTGATGAGTATTCTTGACCAGACAGCGCTTGTCATCGGCAAGACTAAACTTTCGTGTGAGCGATATGCAGAGCTTCTGAATTTGATTATTTGCTCCAGCCGAATGGCAAGCATTCCGCAAAGGCTTGACGAAGTGCTGGTGGGAGACGCGAACCGAATCCGGGCGGAAGGCCCCAAAGTGGTGTTTGTCGTAGGCGCGGTTCAAGGAGAATTCCCAATGGCGCCGGGCGGCGACTGTGTTTTCAGCGACAGGGAACGTCGGGAATTGATTCGCCTCGGTCTGCCGCTGAATGATACGATGGTCGGCGTGGTGCTTCAAGAGCGCTTCCTTGCCTATTCGGCGCTGACAGCCGCATCGGAGAAACTCTACATAACGTACCCCGAATCCGACGGGGCCGGTAAAGCTTTATTGCCGTCTACCATTCCCGAAGAGACGAAAAAAGCACTTCCGCAGATTCCTGTGGTGGATGCAGAGGATTTTTTGCCTCTTTGGTTTGCGTGTGCAGAAAAGCCTGCACTGGAGCTTGCAGCGCAGAAGTGGAATTCAAACGATGAGCTTTCTGCTTCTTTAAAGGAAGTCTTTGCCCGCAGAGAATCCGGAAGCAGACTAGCTGCAGCGGGCAGAGCCGCCGGAAAACAGCCGGTTTCTTTTCAAGACAAAACCCTTGCGCGGTCGTTCTTTGGAAAGGACATCCGGCTTTCTGCAACCCAGATTGAAACATTTGAAAAGTGCCGGTTTCAATATTTCTGCCGCTATGGGCTGAATGTTCAGGAACAGCGGCCTGCGGAACTAAATGCGCTGGAGTACGGCAGCCTGATGCATTACTTGCTGCAAAGGCTTTTTCAGGAGCTTGGCAGTGAAAAAATTCTCACTCTCTCGGAAAAGGAACTTCATGCCGAGATTCTCGGCTTCCTTGACGATTACGTCAAAAACAACTTCGGGGATATGCAGGCGAAAACCCCGAGATTTGTCTATCTCGTTTCCCGAATCGCCGATTCTGCGCAAATCGTTGCGCTACATATTGCCAAAGAGCTTTCTCAGAGCGGTTTTGTCCCGACAGATTTTGAATTGGAAATCGGTTCGTCGGTAGGAGAACTAGTCATTTCGCTGCCGGATGGAAGCAGCGTTCGGATTGACGGAAAAATTGACCGTGTGGATATCATGGAGAAAGACGGTGTCAAGTATCTCCGAATTCTTGACTACAAGACCGGAGAAAAAGAATTTCGTCTTTCAGACCTTTTGTACGGCCAGAATATGCAGATGTTGATTTACCTTGCGGCGCTTTGTGAAAACGGCAAAAAGAGGTATGGAGAGTTTCAGCCGGCCGGTGTTCTCTACATGCCGGCAAACCGGCCGTCGCTTTCGGTAGCCCGCGGAACAGCTGCCGACAAACTGGAAAGTAAGTATGACGAAAAGCTGCGCATGGACGGTTTGGTACTGGACATCCCCGAAGTCATCAGCGGCATGGATTCATCGGAAAAAGGAAAGTACATTCCGGTAAAACTGAAAGACGGCGTTCCGGATAAGCTCGACCACGTTGCTTCTCCGCAGGAGCTTCAAGCGATTCTGGAATATTTGAAACAAACGATTGCCGAAATGTCGGTGGAACTGCAAAAGGGCAATGTCGCCGCTTTACCGCTGAACGGCAGCAAGTTGGATGCCTGCAAGCAGTGCCCGTACCGGCCGGTGTGCGGGCATGAGAAGGACGACGAGGTTCGGCTGATGCAAGATTTCAGCAGAGATGAAGCGATGAAGGAAATACAAGGAGGCGGAAACAAATGA
- the spoIIR gene encoding stage II sporulation protein R, whose product MKIWEKSICLALVFTILVSFTGFTARCENIPNHVLRLHILANSDSNADQALKLKVRDRILQESAGMLDGVKSREDAEKVVSQNLEKIRAIAQQEVYHQGYRYPVKAELTNMYFPTRQYGNVTLPAGMYNALRITIGSGSGHNWWCVIFPALCLPAAEAPSKISDVLDQNETEMVCNEDQYVVKFKVVELYEQFRNWIQDQPIFRNSNEQQSTESVSSAVESSVN is encoded by the coding sequence ATGAAAATATGGGAAAAATCTATATGCCTTGCTTTGGTGTTTACGATTCTTGTCAGTTTTACGGGATTTACCGCTCGGTGTGAGAATATTCCGAATCATGTCCTTCGTCTGCATATTCTTGCAAATTCAGATTCTAATGCCGACCAGGCCTTGAAGCTGAAGGTGCGCGACCGCATCTTGCAGGAAAGTGCCGGAATGCTTGACGGCGTGAAAAGCAGAGAAGACGCGGAAAAGGTTGTCTCACAGAACCTTGAGAAAATCCGCGCGATTGCACAGCAGGAAGTTTACCATCAAGGTTACCGCTACCCAGTGAAGGCTGAGCTTACAAATATGTATTTCCCAACCCGCCAGTATGGGAATGTTACTTTGCCCGCGGGAATGTATAATGCGCTGAGAATTACCATCGGCTCAGGCAGCGGCCATAACTGGTGGTGCGTAATCTTTCCGGCGCTTTGCCTCCCCGCTGCCGAGGCTCCCTCGAAAATCAGCGATGTGCTAGACCAAAACGAGACAGAAATGGTCTGCAATGAAGATCAGTATGTTGTGAAATTCAAAGTGGTGGAGTTATACGAACAATTCCGCAACTGGATTCAGGATCAGCCTATTTTCCGAAACAGCAATGAACAGCAGTCCACAGAATCGGTCAGTTCAGCCGTAGAGAGCAGCGTGAATTGA